A single window of Armatimonadia bacterium DNA harbors:
- a CDS encoding class I SAM-dependent methyltransferase, which translates to MGQQWYQTLFANYARQYDEEVYTTGTQGEVDFLEQELEHDRTRTILDIGCGTGRHDLELATRGYQVTGVDLSAAQLARAREKAVAAGVSVDFRQGDARELDFVDAFDLVMMICEGGFCLMETDEMNYRILQGACRAVKPGGKLLLTTLNALFPLARAVRPADSGEGDELAAGAFDLTTFRSRFHFEFSDDDGVAQTIDCNERFYAPSEMRWMLETLGMADPGIYACELGHFSRDRAPGFEDFELLVIARKP; encoded by the coding sequence ATGGGTCAGCAGTGGTATCAGACGCTCTTTGCCAACTACGCACGACAGTATGATGAGGAAGTCTACACAACGGGCACACAGGGCGAGGTCGACTTCCTCGAACAGGAGCTGGAGCACGACCGCACGCGGACCATCCTGGACATCGGCTGTGGCACGGGCCGCCATGACCTCGAGTTGGCCACCCGCGGCTACCAGGTGACCGGAGTGGACTTGTCGGCGGCTCAACTGGCGCGGGCTCGGGAGAAGGCTGTCGCGGCGGGAGTCTCGGTGGACTTCCGCCAGGGTGACGCTCGCGAGCTCGACTTCGTTGACGCCTTCGATCTGGTCATGATGATCTGTGAGGGCGGCTTCTGCCTCATGGAGACCGACGAGATGAACTACCGCATCCTGCAGGGGGCGTGCCGTGCGGTGAAGCCCGGTGGGAAGCTGTTGCTGACCACCCTCAATGCCCTCTTCCCACTGGCCCGCGCGGTTCGACCGGCGGACAGTGGCGAGGGCGATGAGCTCGCAGCTGGAGCCTTCGACCTGACGACCTTCCGCTCGCGGTTTCACTTCGAGTTCAGCGATGACGATGGCGTGGCGCAAACGATTGACTGCAACGAGCGGTTCTATGCGCCCAGTGAGATGCGGTGGATGCTGGAGACCCTGGGCATGGCCGACCCTGGGATCTACGCCTGCGAGCTTGGGCACTTCAGTCGCGACCGGGCCCCGGGCTTCGAGGACTTCGAGCTGCTGGTGATCGCCCGCAAGCCCTAG